In Oryza brachyantha chromosome 2, ObraRS2, whole genome shotgun sequence, a single window of DNA contains:
- the LOC102707002 gene encoding pentatricopeptide repeat-containing protein OTP51, chloroplastic, translating to MASTSPCAAPSPSLRCPLALSHPFASPPPPPPAFRLAAPKLLPGRLAVSSPGIPAVASALESLVLDLEDEEEDEDEETESGLFQGEAWAAADERDAVRSPELVVPELGELPEQWRRSRIAWLCKELPAYKHSTFTRILNAQRKWINQDDATYVAVHCLRIRNNDAAFRVYSWMVRQHWFRFNFALATRVADCLGRDGKVEKCQEVFEAIVKQGRVPAESTFHILIVAYLSVPKGRCLEEACTIYNQMIQMGGYKPRLSLHNSLFRALVSKTGGTAKYNLRQAEFVYHNLVTTNLDVHKDVYAGLIWLHSYQDIIDRERIIALRKEMKQAGFDEGIDVLVSVMRAFSKEGNVEETEATWRDILQSGSDLPAQAYVCRMEVYAQAGEPMKSLDMFKEMKEKNIPPNVASYHKIVEIMTKAWEVDIAEELMNEFIESNMKHLMPAFLDLMYMYMDLDMHEKLELTFSKCIARCRPNRILYTIYLESLVKVGNIEKAEEVFGEMHSNGMIGTNTKSCNIMLRGYLSAEDYQKAEKVYDMMNKKKYDVHADSLEKLQAGLLLGKKVIKPKAVNMKLDQEQREILIGLLLGGTRMESYAQRGVHIVHFQFQEDSNAHSVLRVHIHERFFEWLPSASRSFDDGSKIPYQFSTIPHQHFSFFADQFFLKGQHVLPKLIHRWLSPRVLAYWFMFGGSRLPSGDIVLKLSGGNSEGVERIVNSLQAQSLTSKVKRKGRFFWIGFQGSNAESFWRIIEPHVLNSFASSTMQEGSSIGFSGAQDTDTNFDDDVHNKYHTESDE from the exons ATGGCCTCCACCTCTCCCTGCGCCGCGCCATCTCCATCGCTACGATGCCCTCTCGCGCTCTCCCACCCTTtcgcttctcctcctcctcctcctcccgccttCCGTCTCGCTGCCCCGAAGCTTCTCcccggccgcctcgccgtgtcCTCGCCAGGGATCCCAGCGGTAGCGTCAGCGCTGGAGTCCCTAGTACTGGATTtggaagacgaggaggaggatgaggatgaGGAGACTGAGTCCGGGCTGTTCCAGGGAGAggcgtgggcggcggccgacgagaGGGATGCGGTCAGGTCACCGGAGCTGGTGGTGCCCGAGCTGGGGGAGCTGCCCGAGCAGTGGCGCCGCTCAAGGATCGCCTGGCTCTGCAAGGAGCTCCCCGCCTACAAGCACTCCACCTTCACCCGCATCCTCAACGCACAGCGCAAGTGGATCAACCAGGACGACGCCACCTACGTCGCCGTCCACTGCCTCCGCATCCGCAACAACGACGCTGCCTTCCGG GTGTATAGCTGGATGGTGCGGCAGCATTGGTTCCGCTTCAACTTTGCACTAGCCACTAGGGTTGCAGATTGCCTGGGGAGGGATGGAAAGGTTGAGAAATGTCAGGAGGTGTTTGAGGCGATAGTCAAGCAGGGCCGTGTACCTGCCGAGTCCACCTTCCACATACTGATTGTTGCATACCTCAGTGTACCTAAAGGGCGTTGTCTTGAGGAGGCATGCACTATCTACAACCAGATGATACAGATGGGTGGTTACAAGCCTCGCCTTAGCCTTCATAATTCCTTGTTCCGTGCGCTTGTGAGTAAGACAGGAGGAACTGCCAAGTACAACCTCAGGCAGGCTGAGTTTGTGTACCATAATCTGGTCACTACCAATCTTGATGTGCACAAGGATGTCTATGCTGGGCTAATCTGGCTTCACAGCTACCAGGACATCATCGATAGAGAAAGGATAATAGCTCTTAGGAAGGAGATGAAACAAGCAGGCTTTGATGAGGGTATTGATGTGCTGGTGTCAGTAATGAGGGCCTTTTCGAAGGAAGGGAATGTTGAAGAAACAGAGGCCACATGGCGTGATATTCTTCAGAGTGGTTCTGACCTTCCTGCTCAGGCCTATGTGTGCCGAATGGAGGTTTATGCCCAGGCTGGTGAGCCTATGAAATCCCTTGATATGTTCAAGGAAATGAAGGAGAAAAATATACCTCCTAATGTTGCATCATATCATAAAATAGTTGAGATAATGACAAAAGCTTGGGAAGTAGATATCGCAGAAGAACTTATGAATGAATTTATTGAGAGCAACATGAAGCATTTGATGCCAGCCTTCCTTGACTTGATGTACATGTACATGGATCTGGATATGCATGAAAAATTAGAACTAACGTTCTCAAAATGCATAGCAAGGTGTCGTCCAAACAGAATATTGTACACCATTTATCTGGAATCACTAGTGAAGGTTGGAAATATTGAGAAGGCCGAGGAGGTATTTGGTGAAATGCACAGTAATGGGATGATTGGTACCAACACGAAATCATGCAACATCATGCTAAGAGGTTATCTTTCTGCAGAAGACTACCAGAAAGCTGAAAAAGTCTATGATATgatgaataaaaagaaatacgATGTACATGCAGACTCTTTGGAAAAACTCCAAGCTGGTCTCCTTCTCGGTAAGAAAGTTATTAAACCAAAAGCCGTGAACATGAAACTGGATCAAGAGCAGCGTGAAATTTTAATCGGTTTGCTTCTAGGAGGCACTCGGATGGAATCTTATGCACAACGAGGGGTCCATATTGTGCACTTTCAGTTCCAGGAAGATTCTAATGCTCATTCAGTTTTAAGAGTGCATATTCATGAGCGTTTCTTTGAATGGTTGCCTTCAGCAAGCAGATCATTCGATGATGGGAGCAAGATACCTTATCAGTTTTCAACAATACCTCACCAGCATTTCAGTTTCTTTGCAGATCAGTTCTTTCTGAAAGGTCAGCATGTGCTCCCAAAGCTTATCCATAGGTGGTTATCTCCACGTGTTCTAGCATATTGGTTCATGTTTGGAGGCTCCAGACTCCCATCAGGTGATATTGTTCTTAAGCTCAGTGGTGGGAACAGTGAGGGTGTTGAAAGAATTGTTAACTCCTTACAAGCACAGTCATTAACAAGTAAAGTCAAGAGGAAAGGGAGATTCTTTTGGATAGGTTTTCAGGGTAGCAATGCTGAATCTTTCTGGAGAATTATAGAGCCTCATGTTTTGAACAGTTTTGCGAGTTCAACGATGCAGGAGGGTAGCAGCATAGGCTTTAGTGGTGCCCAAGATACCGACACCAATTTTGACGATGATGTGCATAATAAGTACCATACAGAAAGCGACGAGTGA
- the LOC102707281 gene encoding trihelix transcription factor GT-3b-like, with amino-acid sequence MKAAGKPASGGGTSSDIRGLLQDFLEQQHRLDVRRQEALERHARERAAFEQQWRQSMQRLERERLMLEQAWMEREEQRRGREEARAERRDELLTTLLNRLLQDDL; translated from the coding sequence ATGAAGGCTGCTGGGaaaccggcgagcggcggcggcacgtcgAGCGACATCCGTGGCCTGCTGCAGGACTTCCTGGAACAGCAGCACCGGCTAGACGTGCGGCGGCAGGAGGCGCTGGAGAGGCACGCGCGGGAGAGGGCGGCCTTCGAGCAGCAATGGCGGCAGTCGATGCAGAGgctggagagggagaggctgATGCTTGAGCAGGCGTGGATGGAGCGAGAGGAGCAGAGGAGGGGCAGGGAAGAGGCAAGGGCGGAGAGGAGGGACGAGCTCCTCACCACCTTGCTGAATAGGCTCTTGCAGGATGATTTGTAG
- the LOC102707556 gene encoding pectin acetylesterase 8-like, translated as MAKGGIYLSCSAFVCALAFLGVDGDFVDITYVASAVGKGAVCLDGSPPAYHLARGFGSGVNSWLVHFEGGGWCSNATTCLQRKHTRLGSSKQMAKQIAFSGILSNTPDYNPDFYNWNKVKVRYCDGSSFTGDVEKVDPATKLHYRGARVWQIVMADLLAKGMNKADKALISGCSAGALTSILHCDRFRDLFPLDVKVKCLSDAGFFINEKDIAGVEYIAAFFNDVVTTHGSAKNLPSSCTSNLPPGMCFFPQNEVKHIQTPLFILNAAYDSWQVRNILAPGFADPHGKWHSCKGDIEQCPASQLQILQGFRNDFLEALEEQGSPSTRGLFINSCFVHCQSEMQEIWFASGAPMLGNKTIADAVGDWFYDRSPFQKIDCAYPCDSTCHNRIYDSSKA; from the exons ATGGCAAAGGGAGGGATTTATCTCTCGTGCTCTGCATTTGTCTGCGCGCTGGCGTTTCTCGGTGTGGACGGCGATTTCGTGGACATTACTTACGTAGCGAGCGCTGTGGGCAAAGGCGCAG TCTGCTTGGATGGGAGCCCCCCTGCATACCATCTTGCCCGAGGTTTTGGCTCCGGCGTGAATAGTTGGTTGGTTCATTTTGAG GGAGGAGGATGGTGCAGTAATGCGACAACCTGCCTGCAGCGCAAACACACTCGGTTAGGATCATCCAAGCAGATGGCAAAGCAGATTGCTTTCTCAGGAATATTGAGTAACACCCCTGATTACAACCCAG ATTTCTACAATTGGAACAAGGTCAAGGTTCGGTACTGCGACGGGTCATCTTTCACCGGTGATGTGGAAAAAGTAGATCCT GCAACAAAGCTTCACTACAGAGGTGCTAGGGTGTGGCAAATAGTTATGGCGGACCTGCTTGCCAAAGGAATGAACAAAGCTGATAAG GCTCTAATTTCGGGCTGTTCTGCTGGTGCTTTAACTTCCATACTACACTGTGACAGATTTCGTGACCTTTTCCCGTTGGATGTCAAAGTTAAATGCCTTTCTGATGCTGGTTTCTTCATCAATGA GAAGGATATTGCTGGAGTGGAGTATATTGCTGCTTTTTTCAATGACGTAGTTACAACCCAT GGATCAGCGAAGAATTTACCATCTTCTTGCACCTCCAATTTACCCCCAGGCATG TGCTTTTTTCCTCAGAATGAGGTGAAACATATTCAGACACCTTTGTTCATTCTCAATGCAGCATATGATTCATGGCAG GTAAGGAACATCTTGGCGCCAGGATTTGCAGACCCTCATGGTAAATGGCATAGCTGTAAGGGTGATATAGAGCAATGTCCTGCGTCACAACTTCAAATCTTGCAAG GATTTAGGAATGATTTTTTGGAAGCACTGGAGGAACAAGGAAGTCCCTCCACCAGAGGATTGTTTATAAACTCATGCTTCGTGCACTGCCAGTCTGAGATGCAGGAGATATGGTTTGCATCTGGTGCCCCCATGCTTGGAAACAAA ACAATAGCAGATGCAGTTGGAGATTGGTTCTACGACCGCAGTCCGTTTCAGAAGATTGACTGCGCTTACCCTTGCGATTCAACCTGCCACAACCGAATCTACGACTCATCAAAAGCATAG
- the LOC102707840 gene encoding dual specificity protein kinase YAK1 homolog — MEVSGREVDAAGPPWGPSESTAFLPFAVAAGGRAGASLSGRRNGLAARSSNLSSVRKRPFVARLTTDIVQTFKTCNPEFKYSDSLNPKRFLTNPAIPVHNGGLDNANSDLILYVNLELVNTKSGRRYVIKEMLGQGTFGQVAKCWDAETNSYLAVKVIKNQPAFYQQAIMEVSLLSMLNEKFDPDDQHHIVRMLDFFLYQNHLCIAFEMLGHNLYELLKRNSLRGLQLKYVRTFSRQILDALVVMKDAGIIHCDLKPENILITPNVKTAAGVKVIDFGSACLEGKTIYSYIQSRYYRSPEVLLGYPYTTAIDMWSFGCIVAELYIGLPLFPGASEYDVLCRMIEILGGQPPDNLLREAKNTGRFFQQVGSIYPGIEVQNGPISAYRILTEEEIEARESKKPKVGRWYFPRGRLDKLIYTYPWKNLNGENLPETENTDCLALVDFLRGLVEFDPNKRWSPLQASYHPFITGEVFTGPYEPIQETPRIPVGRVAAVDHNPGGGHWLAAGLSPQVGSVNRCLPFNSAFPPKIPFSYGSSCGSFGSHGSFNDNVGLASSYGSYDVNSVNMHHSPLAPSGFNLHSQAGGTFLGSSPDIRRRSYLSHGGGIRLSPGCPGPMSLGASPSQFTPPNSQMQIPSTAAGKYGSTSPARSGHGSLGKAAAVGQYNRRRNLGHPPISMPSHEYTSQLIQGHHGNGTISNRFDGYARGHSGYQQSALPNPGHFSWRPHTGTGSGLSTDPSNHGSFPPSRYNGFPPLHSSNVSADALASPSSIPDPADWDPNYSEESLLQEDSSLSDELSNLHLKDANGQTNQSSRLAHIQSHAIANSNSFSMNHRSDHLFHAPTLGESSASTGHATYDGYNNTNYSQLNFQSRHGQSFQQYNHMTASYLRPMGNRGPPVWPNYGMAEPPPATVVDGMPWGGRPGHSFATGALPSSFAGKDFGRIF, encoded by the exons ATGGAGGTTTCCGGGAGGGAGGTGGACGCGGCGGGGCCGCCGTGGGGGCCGAGTGAGTCCACGGCGTTCCTTCCGTTCGctgtggcggccggcggccgggcgggggCGTCGTTGTCCGGTCGACGCAATGGGCTTGCCGCCCGCTCAAGCAACCTCAGCTCCGTCAGGAAGAGGCCT TTTGTTGCAAGATTAACCACAGACATTgtccaaacttttaaaacatgCAATCCTGAGTTTAAGTACTCAGATTCACTGAATCCCAAGCGCTTCCTCACCAACCCTGCGATTCCAGTTCACAATGGTGGCCTTGATAATGCAAATTCTGATCTCATCTTGTATGTCAACCTGGAATTGGTTAATACAAAGTCGGGCCGGAG GTATGTTATTAAAGAAATGCTCGGCCAAGGTACTTTCGGACAGGTTGCTAAATGCTGGGATGCAGAAACCAATAGCTATCTTGCAGTAAAGGTTATAAAAAATCAGCCTGCCTTTTATCAGCAAGCTATCATGGAGGTCTCACTATTGAGCATG CTAAATGAGAAATTTGATCCTGATGATCAACACCACATTGTCCGgatgcttgatttttttctctaccaAAATCATTTGTGTATAGCATTTGAAATGCTTGGCCATAACCT CTATGAGCTGCTAAAAAGGAATAGTCTAAGAGGTTTGCAACTGAAATATGTCCGAACTTTCTCAAGACAG ATATTGGATGCATTGGTTGTCATGAAGGATGCTGGTATCATTCATTGTGATCTAAAACCAGAAAATATTCTCATAACTCCAAA TGTAAAAACAGCAGCTGGGGTTAAAGTAATTGATTTTGGATCAGCATGCTTGGAGGGTAAAACCATTTACTCGTATATTCAG agTCGGTATTACAGATCTCCAGAAGTACTTCTTGGTTACCC ATATACCACAGCCATTGATATGTGGTCATTTGGCTGCATAGTTGCCGAACTATATATAGGGTTGCCTTTATTTCCTGGAGCGTCAGAATACGATGTCCTATGTCGTATGATTGAGATTCTCGG TGGGCAACCACCAGATAATCTGCTACGGGAGGCTAAAAACACTGGGAGGTTTTTTCAGCAAGTTGGAAGTATTTATCCTGGTATTGAGGTGCAGAATGGCCCTATCAGTGCATACAGAATATTAACTGAAGAGGAGATTGAAGCG AGGGAGtccaaaaaaccaaaagtaGGAAGATGGTATTTCCCTCGTGGAAGGCTTGACAAactcatatatacatatcctTGGAAGAATTTGAATGGGGAAAACTTGCCAG AGACAGAAAATACGGATTGCTTAGCACTGGTTGATTTCTTGAGAGGGCTTGTTGAGTTTGACCCTAATAAGCGGTGGTCCCCGTTGCAG GCTTCATATCATCCCTTCATAACTGGTGAAGTGTTTACTGGTCCATATGAGCCTATCCAGGAGACCCCAAGAATT CCTGTTGGTCGTGTTGCAGCAGTTGATCATAATCCTGGAGGAGGTCACTGGCTAGCTGCTGGTCTTTCCCCTCAG GTTGGAAGCGTTAACAGATGCCTACCATTTAATAGCGCTTTTCCACCAAAGATTCCATTTTCGTATGGAAGCAGCTGTGGCAGCTTTGGCAGCCATGGCAGCTTTAATGACAATGTAGGTCTTGCAAGCAGCTATGGGAGCTATGATGTCAACAGTGTTAACATGCATcattcaccactagccccttCTGGATTCAATTTACATTCACAAGCTGGAGGGACATTTTTGGGATCTAGTCCAGATATCAGACGGCGATCTTACCTCTCTCATGGTGGTGGCATTCGATTAAGCCCTGGGTGTCCAGGGCCTATGTCTCTGGGGGCAAGTCCATCACAATTTACTCCACCAAATTCTCAGATGCAAATCCCAAGTACTGCTGCAGGAAAGTATGGTTCCACTTCTCCTGCTAGGAGTGGTCATGGCTCATTGGGAAAAGCTGCTGCTGTAGGCCAATACAATAGGAGAAGGAATCTTGGTCACCCACCTATATCAATGCCGTCGCATGAATACACATCTCAGCTGATCCAGGGACACCATGGGAATGGCACCATTAGCAATCGCTTTGATGGCTATGCTCGAGGACACTCTGGTTACCAACAAAGTGCACTCCCTAATCCTGGCCATTTCAGTTGGAGACCACATACAGGCACTGGCAGTGGTTTATCAACAGACCCTTCTAACCATGGGTCGTTTCCACCATCCCGATACAATGGTTTTCCTCCTTTGCACTCATCCAATGTATCAGCAGATGCACTGGCCTCACCCTCATCAATACCGGATCCAGCTGATTGGGATCCAAACTATAG TGAAGAGTCACTTCTGCAAGAGGATAGTTCACTATCAGATGAGTTGAGCAATCTTCATCTGAAGGATgcaaatggtcaaacaaaCCAATCCAGCAGATTGGCCCATATCCAAAGCCATGCTATTGCAAACTCGAACTCTTTCTCCATGAATCATAG AAGTGACCACCTGTTCCATGCACCAACTCTTGGAGAGAGTAGTGCTTCTACCGGCCATGCGACCTATGATGGTTACAACAACACAAACTATTCTCAGCTGAATTTTCAAAGTCGTCATGGACAATCATTTCAGCAGTATAACCATATGACCGCCAGCTACCTACGTCCAATGGGGAATCGTGGTCCGCCTGTATGGCCTAATTATGGCATGGCAGAACCTCCACCTGCTACTGTGGTTGACGGAATGCCTTGGG GAGGAAGGCCTGGCCACTCGTTCGCAACAGGTGCATTGCCGTCTTCCTTTGCAGGAAAGGATTTTGGAAGGATTTTCTAG